In Notamacropus eugenii isolate mMacEug1 chromosome 1, mMacEug1.pri_v2, whole genome shotgun sequence, one genomic interval encodes:
- the WDR82 gene encoding WD repeat-containing protein 82 produces the protein MKLTDIVLRSFRVAKVFRENSDKINCFDFSPNGETVISSSDDDSIVLYDCQEGKPKRTLYSKKYGVDLIRYTHAANTVVYSSNKIDDTIRYLSLHDNKYIRYFPGHNKRVVALSMSPIDDTFISGSLDKTIRLWDLRSPNCQGLMHLQGKPVCSFDPEGLIFAAGVNSEMVKLYDLRSFDKGPFATFKMQYDRNSEWTGLKFSNDGKLILISTNGSFIRLIDAFKGAVMHTFGGYNNSKAVTLEASFTPDSQFIMIGSDDGKIHVWNGESGIKVAVLDGKHTGPITCLQFNPKFMTFASACSNMAFWLPTIDD, from the exons ATGAAGCTGACGGACATCGTGCTGCGGAGCTTCCGCGTGGCCAAGGTGTTCCGGGAGAACTCGGACAAGATCAACTGCTTCGACTTCAGCCCCAACGGCGAGACGGTCATCTCGAGCAGCGACGACGACTCCATCGTGCTGTACGACTGCCAGGAGGGCAA GCCCAAGAGGACGCTGTACAGTAAGAAGTACGGGGTGGACCTCATCCGCTACACGCACGCGGCCAACACCGTCGTGTACAGCTCCAACAAGATAGACG ATACAATCCGCTACCTGTCCTTGCATGATAACAAATACATCCGCTACTTCCCCGGGCACAACAAGAG GGTGGTAGCCTTGTCCATGTCACCAATAGATGACACCTTTATCTCTGGGTCCTTGGATAAAACCATCCGACTCTGGGATCTTCGATCTCCTAACTGCCAG GGTCTAATGCATCTTCAAGGAAAACCTGTTTGTTCTTTTGACCCAGAAGGGTTAATTTTTGCTGCTGGCGTCAATTCTGAAATGGTTAAACTTTATGACCTTCGTTCATTTGATAAG gGGCCGTTTGCTACTTTCAAAATGCAGTATGACAGGAACTCTGAGTGGACAGGCTTAAAGTTCAGCAATGATGGTAAACTCATCCTCATATCTACCAATGGCAGTTTCATCCGCCTGATTGATGCATTTAAGGGAGCAGTCATGCATACGTTTGGG GGGTATAACAACAGCAAAGCTGTCACATTGGAAGCCTCCTTCACTCCAGATTCTCAGTTTATTATGATTG GCTCTGATGATGGTAAGATTCATGTCTGGAATGGAGAAAGTGGCATAAAGGTGGCTGTGTTGGATGGGAAACATACTGGCCCCATTACCTGTTTGCAATTCAATCCCAAGTTCATGACCTTTGCCAGTGCGTGTTCTAACATG gCATTCTGGCTGCCTACCATTGATGACTGA